Proteins found in one Ancylobacter polymorphus genomic segment:
- the mobQ gene encoding MobQ family relaxase, translating to MASYHLSAQIVKRSQGRSVVAMAAYRSGERLHDAAHDRFADYSNRRGVAFTEIMAPEGSAPWLTDRQTLWNAVEHAEKRSDAQLAREINIALPHELTDAERVELVRAFVAEQFVGRGMVADIAIHQPVREKGENPRNHHAHILLTLRQATPSGLREVKTREWNGRGMLDGWRAAWAAHQNDALRARGFRVQVDHRTLAAQRAEAMARGDRRAASLLDRIPEIHVGPRARQAGRQQRPLSSRPREAGPRRFWEKGAPARRRVVDYPRIDRGHRIDWLTNLMLGNNERAKAQVAKLERQAARLRHKLDHWDRQATFRIDGAIRGARFRWERAKAAEEARAARERERQKQTHAAKRAAQVREIIRELEMVLIAARGGREAVLARQRELEGWTRKLGREAQRGRGDARQR from the coding sequence GTGGCGTCCTATCACCTGTCCGCCCAGATCGTGAAACGCTCGCAGGGGCGTTCGGTGGTGGCCATGGCCGCCTACCGCTCCGGGGAGCGGCTGCATGACGCCGCCCATGACCGCTTCGCCGACTACAGCAACCGGCGCGGCGTAGCGTTCACCGAGATCATGGCGCCCGAGGGCAGCGCACCCTGGCTGACCGACCGGCAGACCCTGTGGAATGCCGTGGAGCATGCCGAGAAGCGCAGCGACGCCCAGCTGGCCCGCGAGATCAATATAGCCCTGCCGCACGAGCTGACCGACGCCGAGCGCGTCGAACTGGTGCGGGCGTTCGTGGCCGAGCAGTTTGTGGGCCGGGGCATGGTGGCTGATATCGCCATTCACCAGCCGGTGCGGGAGAAGGGCGAGAACCCGCGCAATCACCATGCCCATATCCTCCTGACCCTGCGCCAGGCCACGCCCTCCGGCCTCCGGGAGGTCAAGACGCGCGAATGGAACGGGCGGGGCATGCTCGACGGCTGGCGCGCCGCGTGGGCGGCCCACCAGAACGACGCGCTGCGGGCGCGCGGTTTCCGGGTGCAGGTGGACCACCGCACCCTCGCGGCCCAGCGGGCCGAGGCCATGGCCCGGGGAGACCGGCGCGCGGCCAGCCTCCTCGATCGCATCCCGGAAATCCATGTCGGGCCGCGCGCCCGTCAGGCCGGACGTCAGCAGCGGCCGCTTTCCAGCCGCCCGCGCGAGGCCGGTCCCCGCCGGTTCTGGGAGAAGGGGGCGCCTGCCCGGCGCCGCGTGGTGGACTACCCGCGCATTGACCGGGGACACCGCATCGACTGGCTGACCAACCTCATGCTCGGTAACAACGAGCGGGCGAAGGCCCAGGTGGCGAAGCTGGAACGGCAGGCCGCCCGCCTGCGCCACAAGCTCGACCACTGGGACCGGCAGGCCACCTTCCGCATTGACGGGGCGATCCGGGGGGCCCGGTTCCGCTGGGAGCGAGCGAAGGCGGCCGAGGAGGCGCGGGCGGCACGGGAGCGGGAGCGGCAGAAGCAGACCCACGCCGCGAAACGCGCGGCGCAGGTGCGCGAGATCATCCGCGAGCTGGAAATGGTGCTGATCGCGGCGCGGGGAGGGCGCGAGGCGGTGCTGGCCCGCCAGCGGGAGCTTGAGGGCTGGACCCGGAAGCTGGGCCGTGAAGCCCAGCGGGGCAGGGGAGATGCCCGTCAGAGGTAG